The following proteins come from a genomic window of Pseudomonas putida:
- the rluD gene encoding 23S rRNA pseudouridine(1911/1915/1917) synthase RluD, protein MSEIIQLSAEVPSELGGQRLDQVAAQLFAEYSRSRLTSWIKEGRLTVDGAVVRPRDLVHGGSLLALEAEQEAQGEWIAEDIELDIVYEDDHILVINKPAGLVVHPAAGHASGTLLNALLHHVPDIVNVPRAGIVHRLDKDTTGLMVVAKTLQAQTKLVEQMQARKVSRIYECIVIGVVTAGGKIDAPIGRHGGMRQRMAVTDGGKPAVSHYRVLKRFRSHTHVRVKLETGRTHQIRVHMAHVGFPLVGDQTYGGRFRIPPAASPTMVEAVKTFPRQALHARFLALAHPITGEVMKWESPLPDDFVWLLSLLNQDRESFIG, encoded by the coding sequence ATGTCCGAGATCATTCAACTTAGCGCAGAGGTACCGTCCGAACTGGGCGGCCAACGCCTCGACCAGGTCGCCGCCCAATTGTTCGCCGAGTACTCGCGTTCGCGGCTAACTTCGTGGATCAAAGAGGGCCGCCTGACGGTCGATGGTGCAGTCGTGCGCCCTCGAGACCTTGTTCATGGTGGTTCTCTGCTTGCCCTGGAGGCCGAGCAAGAGGCCCAGGGTGAGTGGATCGCAGAAGATATCGAACTGGATATCGTCTACGAAGACGACCACATCCTGGTGATCAACAAGCCTGCCGGGCTGGTTGTGCACCCGGCGGCAGGGCATGCCAGCGGCACCTTGCTCAACGCGCTGCTGCACCATGTGCCAGACATCGTCAACGTGCCGCGCGCCGGTATCGTGCACCGCCTGGACAAGGACACCACCGGCCTGATGGTGGTGGCCAAGACCCTGCAGGCGCAGACCAAGCTGGTCGAGCAGATGCAGGCCCGCAAGGTCAGCCGCATCTACGAGTGCATCGTGATCGGCGTGGTGACTGCCGGTGGCAAGATCGACGCGCCCATCGGCCGCCACGGCGGCATGCGCCAGCGCATGGCTGTAACCGACGGCGGCAAGCCGGCGGTCAGCCACTACCGTGTACTCAAGCGCTTCCGCTCGCACACCCATGTGCGGGTCAAGCTGGAAACCGGCCGTACCCACCAGATTCGCGTGCACATGGCCCATGTGGGTTTCCCGCTGGTAGGCGACCAGACGTACGGCGGGCGCTTCCGTATTCCGCCCGCTGCCAGCCCGACCATGGTCGAAGCGGTCAAGACCTTCCCGCGCCAGGCGCTGCACGCGCGTTTCCTTGCCTTGGCCCACCCGATTACCGGTGAAGTCATGAAGTGGGAATCGCCACTGCCGGATGACTTCGTCTGGTTGCTGTCGCTGCTGAACCAGGACCGCGAGAGTTTCATCGGATGA
- the clpB gene encoding ATP-dependent chaperone ClpB, translated as MRIDRLTSKLQLAISDAQSLAVGMDHPAIEPVHLLQALLEQQGGSIKPLLMQVGFDINSLRQGLVKELDQLPKIQNPTGDVNMSQDLARLLNQADRLAQQKGDQFISSELVLLAAMDENSKLGKLLLSQGVSKKALENAINNLRGGAAVNDANAEESRQALDKYTVDLTKRAEEGKLDPVIGRDDEIRRTVQVLQRRTKNNPVLIGEPGVGKTAIAEGLAQRIINGEVPDGLKGKRLLALDMGALIAGAKYRGEFEERLKSLLNELSKQEGQIILFIDELHTMVGAGKGEGAMDAGNMLKPALARGELHCVGATTLNEYRQFIEKDAALERRFQKVLVEEPSEEDTIAILRGLKERYEVHHKVAITDGAIIAAAKLSHRYITDRQLPDKAIDLIDEAASRIRMEIDSKPEVLDRLDRRLIQLKVESQALKKEEDEAAKKRLEKLTEEIERLEREYSDLEEIWASEKAEVQGSAQIQQKIEQSRQELEAARRKGDLNRMAELQYGVIPDLERSLQMVDQHGKSDNQLLRNKVTEEEIAEVVSKWTGIPVAKMLEGEREKLLKMEELLHQRVIGQSEAVTAVANAVRRSRAGLSDPNRPSGSFLFLGPTGVGKTELCKALAEFLFDTEEAMVRIDMSEFMEKHSVARLIGAPPGYVGYEEGGYLTEAVRRKPYSVVLLDEVEKAHPDVFNVLLQVLEDGRLTDSHGRTVDFRNTVIVMTSNLGSAQIQELVGDREAQRAAVMDAVGAHFRPEFINRIDEVVVFEPLGREQIAGITEIQLGRLRSRLLERELSLSLSPEALDKLIAVGYDPVYGARPLKRAIQRWIENPLAQLILAGKFLPGTAITAKVEGDEIVFG; from the coding sequence ATGCGAATAGACCGTTTAACCAGCAAGCTGCAACTTGCAATATCCGATGCCCAGTCTTTGGCCGTTGGCATGGACCACCCTGCCATCGAGCCCGTGCACCTGTTACAGGCGCTGCTCGAACAGCAGGGCGGCTCCATCAAACCGCTGCTGATGCAGGTAGGCTTCGACATCAATAGCCTGCGCCAGGGGCTGGTGAAAGAGCTCGACCAACTGCCGAAAATACAGAACCCTACCGGCGACGTGAACATGTCGCAGGACTTGGCGCGCCTGCTTAACCAGGCAGACCGCCTGGCACAGCAGAAGGGCGACCAGTTCATCTCCAGCGAGCTGGTGCTGTTGGCCGCCATGGACGAAAACAGCAAGCTCGGCAAGCTGCTGCTGAGCCAGGGCGTGAGCAAGAAAGCGCTGGAAAATGCCATCAACAACCTGCGTGGCGGCGCGGCAGTGAATGACGCCAACGCTGAGGAATCGCGCCAGGCGCTGGACAAGTACACCGTCGACCTGACCAAGCGTGCCGAAGAGGGCAAGCTGGACCCGGTCATTGGCCGTGACGATGAAATCCGCCGTACCGTGCAGGTGCTGCAACGCCGTACCAAGAACAACCCGGTGCTGATCGGTGAGCCTGGCGTGGGTAAAACCGCCATTGCCGAAGGCCTGGCCCAGCGCATCATCAATGGTGAAGTGCCTGACGGCCTCAAAGGCAAGCGCCTGCTGGCGCTGGACATGGGCGCGCTGATTGCCGGTGCCAAGTACCGCGGTGAGTTCGAAGAGCGCTTGAAAAGCCTGCTGAACGAGCTTTCCAAGCAAGAAGGCCAGATCATCCTGTTCATCGACGAACTGCACACCATGGTCGGCGCCGGCAAGGGCGAGGGCGCCATGGACGCCGGCAACATGCTCAAACCGGCCCTGGCCCGCGGCGAGCTGCATTGCGTTGGCGCCACCACGCTGAACGAGTACCGCCAGTTCATCGAGAAGGACGCCGCCCTGGAGCGCCGCTTCCAGAAGGTGCTGGTCGAGGAGCCGAGCGAGGAAGACACCATCGCCATCCTGCGTGGCCTGAAAGAGCGCTATGAAGTGCACCACAAGGTGGCCATCACCGACGGTGCAATCATCGCTGCGGCCAAGCTCAGCCACCGCTACATCACCGACCGCCAACTGCCGGACAAGGCCATTGACCTGATCGACGAAGCGGCCAGCCGCATCCGCATGGAGATTGACTCCAAACCGGAAGTGCTCGACCGCCTTGATCGCCGCCTGATCCAGCTGAAGGTGGAGTCGCAGGCGCTGAAGAAAGAGGAAGACGAAGCGGCGAAAAAGCGCCTGGAGAAGCTGACCGAGGAAATCGAGCGGCTTGAGCGTGAGTATTCCGACCTGGAAGAAATCTGGGCTTCGGAGAAAGCTGAAGTGCAGGGCTCGGCGCAGATCCAGCAAAAGATCGAGCAGTCTCGCCAGGAACTGGAAGCCGCCCGTCGCAAAGGCGACCTGAACCGCATGGCCGAACTGCAGTACGGGGTGATCCCGGACCTGGAGCGCAGCCTGCAGATGGTCGACCAGCACGGCAAGTCCGACAACCAGTTGCTGCGCAACAAGGTCACCGAGGAAGAAATTGCCGAAGTGGTGTCGAAGTGGACCGGCATTCCTGTGGCCAAGATGCTCGAAGGCGAGCGCGAGAAGCTGCTGAAGATGGAAGAGTTGCTGCACCAGCGCGTGATTGGCCAGAGCGAGGCGGTAACCGCCGTAGCCAACGCCGTACGCCGCTCACGTGCCGGGCTGTCTGACCCGAACCGGCCGAGTGGTTCGTTCCTGTTCCTCGGCCCGACCGGTGTGGGCAAGACCGAACTGTGCAAGGCGCTGGCCGAGTTCCTGTTCGACACCGAAGAGGCGATGGTGCGCATCGACATGTCCGAATTCATGGAGAAGCACTCCGTAGCGCGCCTGATCGGTGCACCGCCAGGCTATGTCGGGTATGAAGAGGGCGGTTACCTGACCGAGGCCGTGCGGCGCAAGCCTTACTCGGTGGTGCTGCTGGACGAGGTGGAAAAAGCCCACCCGGATGTGTTCAACGTGCTGCTGCAGGTGCTGGAAGACGGCCGCTTGACTGACAGCCACGGGCGCACCGTGGACTTCCGCAACACCGTGATCGTGATGACCTCCAACCTGGGCTCTGCGCAGATTCAGGAACTGGTGGGTGACCGCGAGGCACAGCGTGCGGCAGTGATGGATGCGGTGGGGGCACACTTCCGTCCGGAGTTCATCAACCGCATCGACGAAGTGGTGGTGTTCGAGCCTTTGGGCCGCGAGCAGATTGCCGGTATTACCGAAATCCAGCTCGGCCGCCTGCGCAGCCGCCTGCTGGAGCGCGAACTGTCGCTGAGCCTGAGCCCAGAGGCGTTGGACAAGCTGATTGCCGTGGGTTACGACCCGGTATACGGCGCACGGCCGCTGAAGCGGGCGATCCAGCGCTGGATCGAGAACCCGCTGGCGCAGCTGATTCTGGCCGGCAAGTTCCTGCCCGGTACGGCGATCACCGCCAAGGTGGAAGGCGACGAAATCGTCTTCGGCTGA
- a CDS encoding FAD-dependent oxidoreductase translates to MTHRIVIVGGGAGGLELATRLGKSLGKRKQAEITLVDTNLTHIWKPLLHEVAAGSLNSSEDELNYVAQAKWNHFNFQLGRMSGLDREGKQIQLAATLDEEGRELLPARTLGYDTLVIAVGSNTNDFGTLGAAQHCLFLDTRKQAERFHQQLLNHYLRAHAGDVASEKISVAIVGAGATGVELAAELHHAAHELAAYGLDRIQPKDMHITLIEAGPRVLPALPERISIPVHKTLEKLGVKVMTNAAVSEVTEDGLKTKDGEVIQASLKVWAAGIRAPGFLKDIDGLETNRINQLVVRPTLQTTRDDNIFAFGDCAACPQPGSDRNVPPRAQAAHQQASMLAQSLKARLENKALPTYEYKDYGSLVSLSRFSAVGNLMGNLMGSVKLEGWLARMFYVSLYRMHQMALYGFFRTALMMLGSKIGRGTEPRLKLH, encoded by the coding sequence ATGACTCATCGCATCGTGATTGTCGGCGGCGGCGCCGGCGGCCTGGAACTGGCGACCCGCCTGGGTAAAAGCCTGGGCAAGCGCAAGCAGGCCGAAATCACCCTGGTCGACACCAACCTCACGCATATCTGGAAGCCACTGCTGCACGAAGTGGCCGCCGGCTCGCTGAACTCCTCGGAAGACGAACTGAACTACGTGGCTCAGGCCAAGTGGAACCACTTCAATTTCCAGCTGGGGCGCATGAGCGGCCTGGACCGTGAAGGCAAGCAGATTCAACTGGCTGCCACCCTCGACGAAGAGGGCCGCGAGCTGCTGCCTGCGCGCACCCTGGGCTACGACACCCTGGTGATCGCCGTGGGCTCCAACACCAACGACTTCGGCACCCTTGGCGCAGCGCAGCACTGCCTGTTCCTGGATACCCGTAAGCAGGCCGAGCGTTTCCACCAGCAACTGCTGAACCACTACCTGCGTGCCCACGCTGGCGACGTGGCCAGCGAAAAAATCAGCGTAGCCATTGTCGGCGCCGGTGCCACCGGTGTAGAGCTGGCGGCCGAGCTGCACCACGCTGCCCACGAGCTGGCGGCCTATGGCCTGGACCGCATCCAGCCCAAGGACATGCACATCACCCTTATCGAGGCGGGCCCGCGCGTTCTGCCGGCGCTGCCGGAGCGCATCAGCATACCGGTTCACAAGACCCTGGAAAAACTCGGGGTGAAGGTGATGACCAACGCCGCGGTCAGTGAAGTGACCGAGGACGGCCTGAAAACCAAGGACGGTGAAGTGATCCAGGCCAGCCTGAAAGTGTGGGCAGCCGGTATCCGCGCGCCAGGTTTCCTCAAGGACATCGATGGCCTGGAAACCAACCGCATCAACCAGTTGGTCGTGCGCCCTACCCTGCAAACCACCCGCGACGACAACATCTTCGCCTTCGGTGACTGCGCCGCCTGCCCGCAACCTGGCAGCGACCGTAACGTGCCGCCGCGTGCACAGGCAGCGCACCAGCAGGCTTCGATGCTGGCGCAAAGCCTGAAGGCGCGCCTGGAGAACAAGGCCCTGCCGACGTACGAGTACAAGGACTATGGCTCGCTGGTATCGCTGTCGCGCTTCTCGGCGGTGGGCAACCTGATGGGTAACCTGATGGGCAGCGTGAAGCTGGAAGGCTGGCTGGCGCGCATGTTCTATGTGTCGCTGTACCGCATGCACCAGATGGCGCTGTACGGGTTCTTCCGCACGGCGTTGATGATGCTGGGCAGCAAGATTGGCCGGGGTACCGAGCCGCGCCTGAAGCTGCACTAA
- the pgeF gene encoding peptidoglycan editing factor PgeF, giving the protein MSGLTQALLFPDWPAPASVRACVTTRQGGVSLPPYETFNLGDHVGDDPAAVAENRRRLSEQFAIQPAWLKQVHGLVVADADPAVVAEADASWTRQPGIACTVMTADCLPALFCDRAGTRVAAAHAGWRGLAGGVLEATLDRLALPPEEVLVWLGPAIGPQAFEVGLEVRDAFTAVHPQAARAFVDGERPGKLLADIYELARIRLAARGVTAVYGGGLCTVSDARFFSYRRTPQGGRFASLVWLDPR; this is encoded by the coding sequence ATGAGTGGCCTGACACAGGCGTTGCTGTTCCCCGACTGGCCGGCCCCGGCCTCGGTGCGCGCCTGTGTCACCACCCGTCAGGGCGGCGTCAGCCTGCCGCCCTATGAAACCTTCAACCTCGGCGACCATGTTGGGGATGACCCTGCCGCGGTCGCCGAGAACCGCCGCCGCCTGAGCGAACAGTTCGCCATCCAACCGGCCTGGCTCAAGCAGGTACATGGCCTGGTGGTGGCGGATGCCGACCCGGCTGTGGTCGCCGAGGCCGATGCCAGCTGGACCCGCCAGCCTGGCATTGCCTGCACCGTGATGACCGCCGATTGCCTGCCTGCGCTGTTCTGCGACCGCGCCGGCACCCGCGTGGCGGCGGCGCATGCTGGTTGGCGCGGGCTGGCGGGTGGCGTGCTGGAAGCCACGCTGGACCGGCTGGCGCTGCCGCCAGAAGAGGTGCTGGTGTGGTTGGGGCCTGCCATCGGCCCGCAAGCGTTCGAAGTGGGGCTGGAAGTGCGTGATGCCTTTACCGCCGTGCACCCGCAAGCAGCTCGGGCATTCGTTGATGGCGAACGGCCAGGCAAGCTGTTGGCGGATATCTATGAGCTGGCGCGTATTCGCCTGGCTGCCCGTGGAGTGACTGCTGTTTATGGCGGTGGCTTGTGCACGGTCAGTGATGCGCGGTTCTTCTCCTATCGCCGTACCCCGCAGGGTGGGCGCTTCGCATCGTTGGTCTGGCTGGACCCGCGCTAG
- the bamD gene encoding outer membrane protein assembly factor BamD — MQVKHLLLIAILGLTAACSSNKEVIDENLSEAELYQQAQADLDNSSYTSAVNKLKALESRYPFGRYADQAQLELIYANYKNSEPEAAKSAAERFIRLHPQHPNVDYAYYLKGLTSFDQDRGLLARFLPLDMTKRDPGAARDSYNEFAQLTSRFPNSRYAPDAKQRMIYLRNLLASYEIHVADYYLGRQAYVAAANRGRYVVENFQETPSVGDGLAVMVESYQKLHLDELAATSLETLKLNYPDHPSLVDGEFQPKQTESDGRGWLSKATLGLIETDTPLPPGETRANQDVVKQFQDARDEMPRELLPKDENGDPIVPEGPKEAEKDRSWFSYMTFGLFD, encoded by the coding sequence ATGCAAGTGAAACACCTGCTGCTGATCGCCATCCTCGGACTTACCGCGGCCTGTTCCTCTAATAAAGAGGTCATTGACGAGAACCTCAGCGAGGCCGAACTGTACCAGCAGGCCCAGGCTGATCTGGACAATTCCAGCTACACCAGCGCCGTGAACAAGCTCAAGGCCCTGGAGTCGCGCTACCCGTTCGGCCGCTATGCCGATCAGGCGCAGCTCGAGCTGATCTACGCCAACTACAAAAACTCCGAGCCCGAGGCCGCCAAGTCGGCCGCCGAGCGCTTTATCCGCCTGCACCCGCAGCACCCGAACGTCGATTACGCCTACTACCTCAAAGGCCTGACCTCGTTCGACCAGGACCGCGGCCTGCTGGCGCGCTTCCTGCCGCTGGACATGACCAAGCGTGACCCGGGCGCCGCCCGCGACTCGTATAACGAGTTCGCCCAGCTGACCAGCCGTTTCCCCAACAGCCGCTACGCACCAGACGCCAAGCAGCGCATGATCTACCTGCGCAACCTGCTGGCTTCGTACGAAATTCACGTGGCCGACTACTATCTGGGCCGCCAGGCTTATGTAGCTGCTGCCAACCGTGGCCGCTACGTGGTCGAAAACTTCCAGGAAACCCCGTCCGTCGGTGACGGCCTGGCAGTGATGGTCGAGTCGTACCAGAAGCTGCACCTGGACGAACTGGCCGCCACGAGCCTGGAAACCCTCAAGCTCAACTACCCGGACCACCCGAGCCTGGTCGATGGCGAGTTCCAGCCCAAGCAGACCGAGTCTGACGGCCGCGGCTGGCTGTCCAAGGCCACCTTGGGCCTGATCGAAACCGATACCCCGCTGCCGCCAGGCGAAACCCGCGCCAATCAGGACGTGGTCAAGCAGTTCCAGGACGCGCGCGACGAGATGCCGCGGGAGCTGCTGCCTAAAGACGAGAACGGCGACCCGATCGTGCCGGAAGGCCCGAAAGAAGCCGAGAAAGACCGTTCCTGGTTCAGCTACATGACCTTTGGTCTGTTCGACTGA
- a CDS encoding DUF3094 family protein: MTSRLNPEDQRRVDEYLRAPQHQVERRPFRPWLLLVLVLAVTIGLGLISRLLSGLVL; this comes from the coding sequence ATGACCAGCCGCCTGAACCCGGAAGATCAGCGTCGTGTCGATGAGTATCTGCGAGCCCCCCAGCACCAAGTCGAGCGCAGGCCCTTCCGGCCGTGGCTGCTCCTTGTGCTGGTGCTGGCCGTGACCATCGGGTTGGGTCTCATCAGCCGCCTGCTGAGTGGACTGGTGCTATGA
- a CDS encoding pilus assembly protein PilW, which produces MRRCQAGLGLLEMVVALAIGLMLLAAASQLFVSAHQTWRLQSTAVRMQDSARLALLRMAQDIRMAGMFGCLRLSPGDFLVPGAEQAFARPLASGPSSLSLVVAELPGYAGDPDWTLLTNCINTVEVHKERAQGSDTLMAVPVSRHRYVHVGSTLYFERRGRNQPLVDHVRELRVVQVAGERIDLQLTLYEPTLQLEQHHALSVAIRNPVPAS; this is translated from the coding sequence ATGAGGCGCTGTCAGGCAGGGCTTGGCTTGCTTGAGATGGTGGTGGCGCTGGCGATCGGATTGATGCTGCTGGCGGCGGCCAGCCAGCTTTTTGTCTCCGCGCACCAGACTTGGCGCCTGCAAAGTACGGCAGTGCGCATGCAGGATTCTGCGCGGCTTGCATTGCTGCGCATGGCGCAGGATATCCGCATGGCCGGGATGTTCGGTTGCCTGCGTCTGAGCCCAGGCGACTTTCTGGTCCCCGGCGCGGAGCAGGCCTTTGCCCGGCCCTTGGCGAGTGGCCCGTCAAGTTTGAGCCTGGTTGTCGCTGAGTTACCAGGGTATGCCGGCGACCCCGACTGGACCTTGCTGACAAACTGTATCAACACGGTGGAGGTACACAAGGAGCGCGCGCAAGGTAGCGACACGCTTATGGCTGTGCCTGTCAGCCGGCATCGCTATGTTCACGTTGGAAGTACGCTTTACTTCGAGCGGCGCGGCCGTAATCAGCCCTTGGTCGATCACGTGCGCGAACTGCGTGTAGTGCAGGTGGCTGGAGAGCGGATCGATCTTCAGCTGACATTGTATGAGCCGACCTTGCAGCTTGAGCAGCACCATGCGCTGAGCGTCGCAATTCGCAACCCGGTCCCCGCTTCATGA
- a CDS encoding prepilin-type N-terminal cleavage/methylation domain-containing protein, with protein MQQGLSLIELLIVLAVTGILAAIAYPSYSDQLRRAARSEVVGLLHDAALRLERHRVRTGQYAEGDLVLPEGTRYYSLQAQRDSDTFTLRARRLPHGLMAQDGCGDFQLDQAGMQRNPGAVEHSTHCWGS; from the coding sequence ATGCAGCAAGGCTTGAGCCTGATCGAGTTGTTGATTGTGCTGGCCGTGACCGGCATTCTGGCAGCCATTGCCTACCCCAGTTACAGCGACCAGCTTCGGCGAGCCGCGCGCAGCGAAGTGGTTGGCCTGCTGCATGATGCCGCCCTGCGCCTGGAGCGCCACCGCGTGCGCACTGGCCAATACGCCGAGGGCGACCTGGTCTTGCCCGAAGGTACCCGCTACTACAGCCTTCAGGCCCAGCGCGACAGTGACACCTTCACGCTGCGCGCCCGGCGGCTACCGCATGGGCTGATGGCGCAGGATGGCTGTGGCGATTTCCAGCTCGACCAGGCTGGCATGCAGCGCAATCCGGGTGCCGTTGAGCACAGCACGCACTGCTGGGGAAGCTGA
- the thiO gene encoding glycine oxidase ThiO yields the protein MSKQVVVVGGGVIGLLTAFNLAAKVGQVVVCDQGEVGRESSWAGGGIVSPLYPWRYSAAVTALAHWSQDFYPQLGERLFASTGVDPEVHTTGLYWLDLDDEAEALAWAAREQRPLSAVDISAAYDAVPVLGPGFKHAIYMAGVANVRNPRLVKSLKAALLALPNVTLREHCQITGFEQEKGRVTGVQTADGVLAADEVVLSAGAWSGDLLRTLGLELPVEPVKGQMILFKCAEDFLPSMVLAKGRYAIPRRDGHILVGSTLEHAGYDKTPTGDALESLKASAVELLPELEGATVVAHWAGLRPGSPEGIPYIGPVPGHEGLWLNCGHYRNGLVLAPASCQLFTDLLTGAEPIIDPAPYAPEGRLG from the coding sequence ATGAGCAAGCAAGTAGTGGTGGTCGGCGGCGGGGTGATCGGCCTGCTGACGGCATTCAACCTGGCAGCCAAGGTCGGCCAGGTGGTGGTGTGCGATCAGGGTGAGGTTGGCCGAGAGTCGTCCTGGGCTGGCGGAGGCATTGTCTCGCCGTTGTACCCGTGGCGCTACAGCGCCGCAGTGACCGCTCTGGCGCACTGGTCGCAGGACTTTTATCCACAGCTGGGCGAGCGTCTGTTCGCCAGCACCGGTGTCGACCCCGAAGTTCACACCACCGGGCTGTACTGGCTCGACCTGGACGACGAGGCCGAAGCGTTGGCCTGGGCCGCGCGCGAGCAGCGGCCGCTGAGTGCCGTGGATATTTCGGCGGCCTACGATGCGGTCCCGGTGCTGGGCCCGGGCTTCAAGCACGCCATCTACATGGCTGGCGTGGCCAATGTGCGCAACCCGCGCTTGGTCAAGTCGCTGAAGGCGGCGTTGCTGGCGCTGCCGAACGTGACCTTGCGCGAACATTGCCAGATCACCGGCTTCGAGCAAGAAAAGGGGCGCGTGACCGGTGTGCAGACTGCCGATGGCGTACTGGCGGCGGATGAGGTTGTGCTCAGCGCAGGCGCCTGGAGTGGCGACCTGTTGCGTACCCTTGGCCTTGAGCTGCCGGTTGAGCCCGTGAAGGGCCAGATGATCCTGTTCAAGTGCGCTGAAGATTTCCTGCCGAGCATGGTGCTGGCCAAGGGGCGCTATGCGATTCCGCGACGTGACGGGCACATTCTGGTGGGGAGCACGCTGGAACACGCCGGGTATGACAAGACCCCGACCGGGGATGCGCTGGAAAGCCTGAAGGCATCGGCGGTGGAGTTGTTGCCTGAGCTTGAAGGCGCCACAGTGGTGGCGCACTGGGCGGGACTACGGCCGGGGTCGCCAGAAGGCATCCCTTACATTGGGCCTGTGCCAGGGCATGAAGGGTTGTGGCTGAACTGCGGGCATTATCGCAATGGGCTGGTGCTGGCGCCGGCTTCGTGCCAGCTGTTTACCGATTTGCTGACTGGTGCCGAGCCGATCATCGACCCGGCACCCTATGCGCCAGAAGGGCGTTTGGGCTGA